One segment of Ricinus communis isolate WT05 ecotype wild-type chromosome 8, ASM1957865v1, whole genome shotgun sequence DNA contains the following:
- the LOC8275269 gene encoding lysosomal Pro-X carboxypeptidase encodes MASPSFQLCFVLLLLAAVCASAVHPRELTRLTRFGGVKRFAASEFSYQLPPEYEIHYYTQTLDHFNYNPESYATFQQRYILNFKYWGGANTSSPIFVYTGEEVDVTYDVDTILHLAARFKALLLYIEHRYYGESMPFGSEDQAFQNSSTLGYLSSEQALADYAQVVTDVKKKLSAENCPAIAVGASYGGMLAAWFRLKYPHIVIGSLASSSPILYFDDITPQNGYHVVVTKDYRDTSESCYNTIKQSWSEIDRVAAQPNGLLTLSNMFNTCSPLNSSTELREYLEILYVSAAQYDNPPYNPVQNTCRGIDGAPPGTDILGRIVAGLKSRIPSWSSCYDVPTWDLSNKSAWDWQTCTEMVFPIGYGYNETMFQPSPFDINNYTEACVQVFGIKPRPQWATTEFGGHDIKTVLGNFASNIIFANGLRDPWSAGGVLEDISDTVVAVYTEYGAHCLDLYPPTPNDPDWLVEQRDKEIKIIAAWIAEYYAKLSTK; translated from the exons ATGGCATCACCATCGTTTCAACTGTGCTTTGTGTTGCTATTGCTTGCAGCAGTATGTGCATCTGCAGTGCATCCTAGAGAATTAACCAGACTTACCAGATTTGGTGGGGTAAAAAGATTTGCTGCAAGCGAATTCTCTTATCAACTCCCACCAGAATATGAAATACATTATTACACCCAGACACTCGATCATTTCAACTACAATCCGGAGAGTTATGCTACGTTTCAGCAGCGatatatattgaattttaagTACTGGGGTGGGGCTAATACCAGCTCCCCTATCTTTGTTTATACTGGCGAAGAGGTAGATGTAACCTATGATGTTGATACCATTCTGCATCTTGCTGCTCGCTTTAAAGCTTTGCTATTGTATATAGAG CATCGTTACTATGGAGAATCAATGCCTTTTGGATCAGAAGATCAAGCATTCCAGAATTCAAGTACTCTTGGTTACTTGAGCTCAGAACAAGCTTTAGCAGATTATGCACAAGTAGTAACAGATGTTAAGAAGAAATTATCAGCAGAAAATTGCCCAGCAATTGCAGTTGGAGCATCTTATGGTGGAA TGCTCGCGGCCTGGTTTCGTCTAAAATATCCTCACATTGTCATTGGTTCTTTGGCATCATCCTCCCCCATACTCTACTTCGATGATATCACACCACAAAATGGATATCACGTTGTTGTCACTAAGGATTATAGA GATACTAGTGAGAGTTGTTACAACACAATAAAACAGTCCTGGTCTGAGATTGACAGGGTTGCTGCCCAACCAAATGGGCTATTGACACTCAGCAATATGTTCAATACTTGCAG CCCTCTGAACTCGTCCACAGAGCTCAGGGAATACCTGGAAATCTTGTATGTTAGCGCAGCTCAGTACGATAATCCTCCATATAATCCAGTCCAGAACACTTGCCGTGGCATTGATGGAGCACCGCCAGGAACCGATATTCTTGGCAGAATCGTAGCAGGTCTCAAAAGTAGAATTCCTAGCTGGTCTTCATGTTATGATGTACCTACATGGGACCTAAGCAACAAGAGTGCTTGGGATTGGCAG ACATGCACTGAGATGGTGTTTCCAATTGGATATGGTTACAATGAGACAATGTTCCAACCATCCCCTTTTGATATAAACAACTATACGGAAGCGTGTGTTCAGGTTTTTGGTATTAAGCCAAGACCTCAATGGGCGACAACAGAATTTGGTGGTCAC GATATAAAAACTGTATTAGGAAATTTTGCAAGCAACATCATTTTCGCCAACGGACTACGCGATCCATGGAGTGCAGGAGG AGTTCTAGAAGACATATCAGACACTGTCGTTGCCGTCTATACAGAATATG GTGCCCACTGCTTGGACTTGTATCCCCCTACTCCAAATGATCCTGACTGGCTGGTCGAACAGCGAGATAAAGAGATCAAAATCATCGCAGCTTGGATTGCAGAGTACTATGCCAAGCTTTCCACCAAGTAG